The Anoplopoma fimbria isolate UVic2021 breed Golden Eagle Sablefish chromosome 20, Afim_UVic_2022, whole genome shotgun sequence genome includes a window with the following:
- the LOC129109105 gene encoding histone-lysine N-methyltransferase ASH1L-like isoform X3 — protein MYVSGLDSRPNAPRNPPRSWRAMSASPPSGPIRDKPGGTAEGDGEGGPQKKTSSTPDEATGDQRSGLDSLQTTSKQTPSAASPPLASSSLSSSSSSSSSSSSSSQPLSLSSTASTTASVPAITSQGTKSTKQVPIKLADRTEVNSNGSSERVKKEKLPSVNGKPVSAGHKPCSPTTDQTATTTPSTACIQAPSVSETRNEGKTSKKHNGLVQTAKQKGLSNGKGSVDIHGTSTSRKSKVAKHSSSSPVSSMESSTRLPAFTTSHKEPSLCSKSRPDSPSSSSVTPKPQSSPTVALSSAQPQDQDLSLPAPLEKKRDKERKAKKEKRKDKKSKRDRLEAGRAKSQSRKEEGKKKKKEKGKDGKSRYGKEKEEGHRTDDMCRDELKTDRGKAEKNRDKLSPDRQRPEDNTFGETVDPGKLDKTCKVVTPGRSDELDKMDDSCKPVKQAEPATATGDTSKSKEQDVSRHSTVPPSHPSSSAPPSLPTPSARAPVSPPFPNQEQDSRPLKKRKARRPSWTKLVHRAQRAENQEALSDSQHNPCFPQNPKTPLPAKAIIHQTDESHTAPSSSFNGSSSPLLSATKPSSPKQSHPTSDPSPPASRCTITPARKRGRPKSFSFISDEPPIRHSTNAIPTEVPLKGCDIVQKAPVLEPSPKLQCATQSKSSPRKRGRPPKRPLPEDHSQDELNRTDRSKDFHPPEKGNRQLKIRKLINEMKKRKKRRLHKVMLSGYVGKEGRGEQAADGETSMRMCKSIEATTVHTLSALSSSFGSKLGPQINVSKRGTIYMGKRRGRKPKAQTANANSQNATQSSLFTNPSETSLFSSNQPHSSHPFPSPSLTHSSGAQSPYSEGSLTEPTSSLLFPHPFSLPSPSSSCTSPRPPSSSSLSPFVKRSCPCQGRHHFPFHQSSCKLSCPTPPLHHTPGSPGHLKEATPSPRSESHSEDTLPSDSGIGTDNNSVSERAELRGVRGMFRFGQGSGVILGGQRHHSSLVDHPSPVSSPLSLTPRHTNPITNSTTVERHRDRHRHRRRDYDCSSSCNCLCPCPCPGHNKCTHLDYYPCLGHNSLKRQKNKHKKKHQQLHMQDPEFLAELEDLIGQFSEVHIGRRSWARSGPGQGFDGSRNAAGGRRHHSSSNSLRSNIFRINLNGFYSPHPSSYPANPSFSPQPFYPCQPVHCSRKPDSRQCGCSSKFQETIENMGFYSSYPPATTLYHHLPSSYQLPSPHQYAPHQSHHAHFLLNPARFHRRRSRLLREGALGGEVEGDIGGSGGGPHLSSGFTSSLSCGCGRSEHKHKHKHRHRHCERDMDDEEELHEEEEEEDGMEREGLATSKPRTGFILGQSEGGRKGARGMGSAAASTSSSSAERFKHTSLTSLGLGSSHLSSFGGSWGGLGQRWTKFGGLGGTGFGNTPSWRGFTGEQHAGRRIASDGEDEDGEDESHLYRTSPSPTHTNLFTSAAMATGGRGLRGGLAGRNPGSGDRSWRKDEPAWTERREAGLQGASRSRGQQKTVPTPDSVAEGEKRRPGRPRKHPLPSTVSSPVHLSAAPSLSSPDLLPGHNRDGREVGGPERDRGIDTVQQVTELEQQARKKRGRKRKHGDSPCHQSVAEDKPECDTPPECFSPSDVDQAPSEPVTIQREETADGPPRKTFLRAGLYSDDYKTTDLFPSPPSQARQLCRESMDYSPGEHEYSLLPAPIHVGKYLRLKRIHFQLPYDVMWLWQNNELQKQPAVPLKRKRRYCRLKERIVSSHRTAEESCSDITSWFPHLDMEPLTSTERSFVVKHHVFLVRNWELVRDRQIRLRIERERDAEGEEQDSQRLSCDEANGDDSHIKSDQQVGVEVTVISSDPHHQSQDTSSSLTASPCPTKTQNRQEEEGEDEKRGEEEVCSREQRRKRLNDLLLTLQHS, from the exons ATGTACGTCTCCGGATTGGACTCCAGGCCAAACGCACCAAGAAACCCCCCAAGATCTTGGAGAGCTATGTCTGCAAGCCCACCGTCAGGACCTATCAGAGACAAGCCAGGGGGTACTGCTGAGGGGGATGGAGAAGGAGGACCGCAGAAAAAAACCAGCTCCACTCCAGACGAGGCAACCGGAGATCAACGCTCAGGCTTGGATTCTCTCCAAACCACATCCAaacaaactccatctgctgcttCACCACCGCTTGCATCATcgtcattatcatcatcatcatcatcatcatcatcatcttcttcatcatcgcAGCCACTGTCGTTATCATCAACAGCTTCCACGACAGCGTCAGTCCCTGCCATAACCAGTCAAGGGACCAAGTCTACCAAACAG GTTCCTATCAAACTGGCCGATAGGACAGAGGTGAATTCAAATGGCTCGTCTGAGAGAGTGAAGAAAGAGAAGCTTCCCAGTGTCAACGGCAAGCCTGTCTCTGCAGGACACAAACCCTGCTCGCCTACAACAGACCAGACAGCTACAACTACTCCTTCCACCGCATGCATCCAAGCCCCATCAGTATCGGAAACCAGGAATGAAGGGAAGACCTCCAAGAAACATAATGGTTTGGTTCAGACAGCAAAACAGAAGGGACTATCTAATGGGAAAGGCTCTGTCGACATCCACGGCACTTCCACCTCACGGAAAAGCAAAGTTGCAAAACACAGCAGTTCCTCCCCTGTGTCCTCCATGGAGTCCTCGACAAGACTTCCAGCCTTCACCACCTCCCATAAAGAACCTAGCCTGTGCAGTAAGAGTAGACCAgactctccttcctcttcttcagtcaCCCCTAAACCACAGTCCTCCCCCACTGTGGCTCTCTCCTCGGCCCAACCCCAAGATCAGGATCTCTCTCTACCGGCCCCACTAGAGAAaaagagggacaaagagaggaaggcaaagaaagaaaaacgtAAAGACAAAAAATCAAAGAGAGATAGATTGGAAGCTGGAAGAGCAAAGAGTCAGAGCAGAAAGGAGGaaggcaagaagaagaaaaaggagaaagggaAGGATGGGAAATCAAGGTATggcaaagaaaaggaagaaggacATAGAACTGATGATATGTGTAGGGATGAGTTAAAGACTGACAGAGGAAAGGCAGAGAAAAATAGGGATAAGCTTAGCCCAGACAGACAAAGACCAGAGGATAATACATTTGGTGAAACAGTTGATCCTGGTAAACTAGATAAAACCTGTAAAGTCGTGACTCCAGGCAGATCAGATGAGCTGGACAAGATGGACGACAGTTGCAAGCCAGTTAAACAAGCTGAGCCAGCAACAGCAACAGGTGACACCAGTAAATCAAAAGAACAAGATGTCTCAAGACATTCAACTGTGCCTCCAAGCCACCCCTCTTCTTCcgctcctccctctctgcccaCTCCCTCTGCCCGTGCCCCTGTTTCTCCCCCTTTTCCCAACCAAGAGCAGGACAGCCGTCCGCTTAAAAAACGTAAAGCCAGGCGGCCCAGCTGGACCAAGCTGGTGCACAGGGCTCAGAGGGCGGAAAATCAGGAAGCCCTTTCAGATTCCCAACATAATCCTTGTTTTCCCCAGAACCCCAAGACGCCCCTTCCTGCCAAGGCCATTATTCATCAGACTGATGAGTCACACACAGCTCCCTCTAGCTCCTTTAATGGcagctcctcccctctcctttctGCAACCAAACCTTCATCCCCAAAGCAGAGTCATCCCACATCAGACCCTAGTCCCCCTGCTTCAAGATGCACCATAACCCCAGCCCGAAAAAGGGGACGCCCAAAATCCTTCAGCTTTATCTCAGATGAACCTCCCATTAGACATTCAACAAATGCCATCCCAACTGAGGTGCCTCTTAAGGGGTGTGACATAGTTCAAAAAGCCCCTGTGCTGGAGCCAAGTCCAAAACTGCAGTGCGCCACTCAGTCTAAATCCAGCCCCAGGAAGCGTGGCCGTCCTCCCAAGCGACCCCTCCCCGAGGACCACAGTCAAGATGAACTGAATCGCACTGACAGGAGTAAAGATTTTCACCCTCCTGAAAAGGGGAACAGGCAGCTAAAGATCAGGAAGCTGATTAATGAgatgaagaaaaggaagaagaggagacttCACAAGGTAATGTTGTCTGGGTATGTGGGAAAGGAGGGAAGGGGAGAACAGGCAGCAGATGGCGAGACCTCCATGAGAATGTGTAAATCAATAGAGGCGACAACagtacacacactctcagcCCTGTCCTCCTCCTTTGGGAGCAAGTTGGGCCCTCAGATCAATGTGAGCAAGAGAGGGACCATCTACATGGGCAAGAGACGAGGACGCAAGCCTAAAGCCCAAACAGCTAACGCCAACTCCCAGAACGCTACACAGTCGTCCCTGTTCACCAATCCCTCTGAAACATCCCTCTTCTCATCTAACCAGCCTCATTCCTCTCACCCatttccttctccatctctcaccCACTCCAGTGGGGCCCAGAGCCCTTATAGTGAAGGCAGCCTCACAGAACCAACATCTTCCCTACTTTTTCCTcaccctttctccctcccttccccatCATCCTCCTGTACCTCCCcccgtcctccctcctcctcatccctctctccctttgtgAAGAGGAGTTGTCCGTGTCAGGGAAGGCATCACTTCCCCTTCCACCAGTCTTCATGTAAGCTCTCCTGTCCCACCCCTCCCTTGCATCACACACCAGGCTCTCCTGGCCACCTGAAGGAGGCCACCCCCTCCCCCAGAAGTGAGTCGCACAGCGAGGACACGCTGCCTAGCGACAGTGGGATTGGAACGGATAACAACAGTGTTTCTGAGCGAGCGGAGTTGAGGGGAGTTAGAGGCATGTTCAGGTTCGGTCAGGGGTCAGGAGTTATTCTGGGGGGTCAAAGGCACCACTCCTCTCTTGTGGACCatccctctcctgtctcctcacccctctctctaACGCCAAGACACACAAACCCCATCACCAACTCAACTACTGTGGAGCggcacagagacagacaccGGCACAGGCGAAGGGATTACGACTGTTCCTCTTCCTGTAATTGCCTGTGCCCGTGCCCCTGCCCAGGACACAACAAGTGCACTCATTTGGACTATTACCCATGCCTTGGACACAATTCactgaagagacagaaaaataaacataagaAGAAGCACCAGCAGCTGCACATGCAGGATCCAGAGTTTCTGGCCGAGCTAGAAGATCTGATCGGTCAGTTCAGCGAGGTCCACATTGGACGGCGAAGTTGGGCGAGGTCAGGACCTGGACAGGGCTTTGATGGGAGTAGGAATGCTGCTGGGGGAAGACGTCATCACTCCTCCTCCAACTCTCTCCGCTCCAACATCTTCAGGATCAATCTGAATGGCTTCTACTCTCCTCACCCTTCATCTTACCCTGCTaatccctccttctccccccaGCCTTTCTACCCTTGCCAGCCTGTGCATTGCAGCAGGAAGCCGGACAGCAGGCAATGTGGTTGCTCATCAAAATTTCAGGAGACCATTGAAAATATGGGCTTTTACAGCAGCTATCCCCCAGCCACGACACTTTACCACCACCTCCCCAGCTCCTACCAGCTTCCCTCGCCACACCAGTACGCCCCCCATCAGTCCCATCATGCCCACTTCCTCCTCAACCCCGCCAGATTCCACAGGCGGAGGAGCAGGTTGCTGCGGGAGGGAGCTTTAGGCGGAGAAGTTGAGGGTGATATAGGAGGCAGTGGAGGAGGCCCACACCTCAGCTCAGGGTTCACATCCAGCCTCTCCTGTGGCTGTGGTAGGAgcgaacacaaacacaaacataaacaccgGCACCGGCACTGCGAGCGAGACATGGATGACGAGGAGGAGTtacacgaggaggaggaggaggaagatggaatggagagagaggggttgGCTACTTCAAAGCCAAGGACAGGGTTTATTTTGGGGCAAAGTGAAGGAGGACGGAAAGGGGCAAGAGGAATGGGGTCCGCTGCTGCTTCTACATCATCATCCTCAGCAGAGAGGttcaaacacacatctctcacCTCACTGGGGCTGGGTTCCTCTCACCTGTCTTCATTTGGAGGAAGCTGGGGTGGTCTGGGCCAGCGCTGGACCAAGTTTGGGGGCCTGGGAGGGACAGGATTTGGAAATACTCCCAGCTGGAGAGGCTTCACTGGAGAGCAACATGCAGGCAGACGGATCGCATCGGATGGAGAGGACGAAGACGGTGAGGACGAGTCACACCTGTACAGGACGTCACCGtccccaacacacaccaacCTGTTCACATcagctgccatggcaacagggGGGAGGGGTCTGAGGGGCGGATTGGCCGGTAGGAATCCAGGAAGTGGGGACAGGTCATGGAGGAAAGATGAGCCAGCATggactgagaggagagaagcag GTTTACAAGGTGCTTCAAGAAGCCGGGGGCAGCAGAAAACCGTGCCAACGCCAGACAGTGTggcagagggggaaaaaagaaggcCAGGGCGGCCCAGGAAGCATCCGCTGCCCTCCACTGTATCCTCCCCCGTGCACTTATCTGCAGCTCCCTCTTTGTCATCACCCGACCTCTTGCCAGGACACAACAGAGATGGGAGAGAAGTGGGAGGGCCCGAGAGAGATAGAGGAATCGACACAGTGCAGCAGGTGACAGAGTTGGAGCAGCAGGCGAGGAAGAAAAGGGGAcggaaaagaaaacatggtgACTCTCCTTGTCATCAGAG TGTCGCTGAGGATAAACCCGAGTGTGACACCCCCCCTGAATGTTTTAGCCCATCCGATGTCGACCAGGCTCCATCTGAACCAGTAACCATCCaaagagaggagacagcagATGGGCCTCCCAGGAAGACGTTTCTGAGGGCGGGTCTTTACTCTGATGATTACAAAACTACAGA tctctTTCCTAGCCCACCCTCCCAAGCCCGGCAGTTGTGCAGAGAGAGTATGGATTACTCACCGGGGGAGCATGAATATAGCCTTTTACCTGCTCCCATACATGTTG GGAAGTACCTTAGGCTGAAGAGGATCCATTTCCAGTTACCCTATGATGTTATGTGGCTGTGGCAGAACAATGAG CTTCAAAAGCAGCCTGCTGTCCCCCTGAAGAGGAAGCGGCGTTACT GCCGGCTGAAGGAGAGGATTGTATCATCTCATCGGACAGCT gaggagagctgcagcGACATTACTAGCTGGTTTCCGCACCTCGACATGGAGCCTCTGACCAGCACTGAGAG GAGCTTTGTGGTGAAACACCACGTGTTCCTTGTGAGGAACTGGGAACtcgtgagagacagacagatcaGACTGAGGATAGAGAGGGAGCGAGacgcagagggagaggagcaggactCACAACGTCTGTCCTGTGATGAAGCCAATGGGGACGACAGCCACATCAAGTCAG ATCAGCAAGTGGGGGTGGAGGTGACGGTTATCAGCAGTGACCCCCACCATCAGAGTCAGGACACCTCCAGCTCGCTCACTGCCAGCCCCTGT CCCACCAAAACCCAGAAcagacaagaggaggagggagaggacgaAAAACGAGGGGAAGAAGAAGTCTGcagcagagaacagaggaggaaacgGCTGAATGATTTACTTTTGACCCTTCAGCATTCATAA